The genome window CGACCCGCATTAatataaccatgttattaattgTGCAGTTCATCTGGATGCCCTATTCTGTCCCAAAAATTATGTCGGTTATTCCCTCATCTGCCCATGTCCACTCAGACTTATAGTACATTAACGCACCCATTGTCAATTTCTAGTCAGTGAAGTGGTATCATAGGGATCAAGTACTCCGTCAGTTCGGTTGTGTATAGTATATCCCGCCAGTACAATTGGGGGACATCTACAAGATTAGCAAGAGGAGGAAACATGGAAATGATTGGGCGGTAGTGCATGAATAATATATTGCAGTGTAAAACAATCGGCCTGGGCGGATACCTCAGATGGATCGTGCTTTGGATCTGCAACCTTCGTTGAAGTACATATATTGATACTTTGAGATAGGGAAATCTTATTTATTTGGTGGGCAGTCGATGATAGTCCCTCCACATATGACATAACTTGCGTAACCCTCCCATCCCTTTCCACATCTGCTTCTTGCACCCGAGCCAGAGCCAGAGCCAGATCCAGAGCCAGAGCTACACTTTGGGGATAGTTCTTATCATCCAGACTTGGGGAGCGATGACTATTTTCCGGACTTGTCAGGCCACGAATATCATTCAGAGTTTGATATCTTCAGCCCACTACCATCGCAGTACTCCACTCCTCTTAGCTCAAGTTCATCGATGGCGTTTGAGGCATATGATTTTTCTTCTATGTTTCGCACACCCCCACGTGCGGGTGAAGAGAATGTTGATCACTGCAATCACCCGCAACGTGAATGTCGACCTTTACAAAAATATACCCCTAAGACCACAACATCAAACcattaattttagggtttttacaatttaaatagtcaaatttgtatttatctaattctacaaaaatataaatgcaaaaatacaaattttctaattcaaattagattaattgcaaCAAACTTTAGACAaactttgtatttatttaattgagattcattgcaacattaaaaattggaacaaactttgttatttaaattaaattaattgcaaCATTAAAACGAGaaacaaactttgtaatataaattagatACATTGGAGTACATTAGCTCAATTCCTACCCAATCGCGATGATTGTACAATATGGTAGTTTCGGTGTGGGCATTTACTCTGATTATGACCAGCTAATCTGCATACGTCACAAAGCTTCCCGTcggatttctccctaatgtctaTTTCATTATGGATTTTGGATGATTGCAAACGACCTTTTGGATTCTTACGCAACCCTTTGTCTGGGACAAGCTCGAAAGTTGTCGGAGGCACCTCCCATATAGGTAGGTCAGAAAGTATGGGGAACTCGTTCTCCCGAACATGTAACATGCGCTCAAGAATATACACCTCATCGATAAATTGTTTAACATTGAGTGAGACTTTAGCACAAGCTGCCATAACATGCgcacatggataatgaagtgtcTGAAACCTCTTGTAATCGCACATTCTATTTCGGGGATTAACTCCGTAAGACCTAGGTGGTATGCCGGGTCGACGACTGATGGTCTCCATAACTTGAAATGTTTCAAAACATCATGAATATACTTCAACATTTATTGACCTCGTCATTTGACGGTTTACAACCATTGCATCCCTGGCATCTTCGACAAACACGTGTCTCGTCTCTATCTGGTTGACTTGTTGCtgcccattcttggcatcaaggtagccaacTTGTAGAACGCAGCCAATAACAcatataaaattgaaagatgTTGTGTTTTCATCAACACAGAGTTAACCCCATTTGCTAAGTTggtggtcatatgaccatagcGAAAGCCTTCGTCAAAACTTTGTGCCCATTGCTAAGGTTCCATGGTATCCAACCACTGTCAAAAATATATGTTCATTTCACCCTCCATGTCACTTTCAAGTCGAGTCATCCTTTGCCGAAAAATGTGTGACTTTAGTTCGTATGCTGTGTATGTATTAAGAAAAGATAAGTTACAGTCTCgccctaaaacattaaaatgtatattgaaaagataatgTCATCCTTTACCTATTCTCATAACTTGTCTCTGCCAAtttgcattcttataatctcgaTGAAAGTTAATTGCGATGTGCCGGATGCAGTAAATGGATCTACATGATACACCTAAACTCCAAATGCGACAATTAATCCTTTCTCTCTATTagagatgatgcaaatattatcgtTACAAATAAATACCTCCGCAGGTTCGTAAGGAAGAATTCCCATGATTCTATATTTTTCGTAACTAAAATGGCAAACACTATCGGGAGCACGTTTTTATTCTCGTCTTAAGCAACCCCAAGAAAGAATATCTGTATATATTTACTGTATAACCAGGTCCTATATACTTACACAAATGATTTGTAATGGGGAAATGTGTACATGTATGGATAAAACGTCTAGAACATTCGTTGGAAATTTTTTTTCCGGTTGTAGTTGGTCATCCAGACTGTAATAAGGTCGTGTCTGCAACTCAATTACAATCTCCGGTATATACTCCTGCATAGTGACTATCCATCCTTATAGCTCATTGTACGATGCATTGAAATCTCCGTACAATTGCTCAATTTCTATATGTTTAGCTATCCATGTCTTCCGGTATGATACTTGATTCTGGAATCGTGCCTGTATTTCAAcaatcagtaccgaaactttaatggttggcatgtctttcaccattggcatgatgcaCTTATAGATAATTTTAGAATCAAGGTTCCGATGATCTTCTGTTATACGTGTTGAAGTGTATGTGTGAGGGCCCAACAAATTTTTGTATCTCTCACATCTATGACTTATGGATAAATGCGGCTCGTACCtgccaattgcagccttccgtTGACCTTCTACACTTTCCAATGTATAATGTCAGTTTAAGCACGATGACTTTGTAGTCCACTGACACATTCATGCTATACTGCTTAATGGTAAATACACATTCTTCCTTACTTTTGAATCTCTGCCCCACGAACAACTCCTCAAGATCGGAATCTATGGCCAGCCAGTGAGCAAGtagtatttcagggtactccaAAAACTCGACTGCATGCGTCGCACCAGGTTTATAAGCGACATGTTTGCCCCAGGATTATCGTGTATCACAATACGTCGAATCTAGTTCCTGACTGAAGACACGTTAACATTTCCATCGTCATTCACGCCTTCGTCGTCAGTATCATCCGGGACCTCGTTCACATCAGGATCACTATCACTATCGACCTCATGATTAGAAGGATCACTAATATTGTAtccatcatcaccaaccacattAGTCTCGAGTGCAACATTAAGATTGATGTCGATCTCGCGTACAGTCGATTGACTATCAATGTACGATATCAGAACCACCATACATGACTCTTGAGCTCTATGTTCTTCACCTAATAGAGTGGGACCTGCAGTTGGCTTCACACTAGCTAACTCAACAAATAACTGAATCGGTGCATTTTGGTCGCTCCAATTCCCACAATAAAGAGCAACCATTGTCTCCACCGTTTACAAGTTCCATCTCGGTGAATTTGATGGGATCTGTTGAAACtagaaacttgtagaaaagtttcgaaatccttctcccacaacgtctaccAATTTTTGCACTAATCctttccttcatatcatcaaacgagACAATTCtgttaaatctcattgctatttgttggcAACATTATAATATGCATCCAACTGTTATTGTCAAAATTACTCCATCAAAATAAACGCATACGAAAAACTGattatccatcttcaatactaagttaaaaaagaaataaaaattctcaaaacaatttcgaacagtaaaaaaaattacttagatagaaaatttaatgaaaaaaaagaccaaaattatatcaatatgCAAAACTTTTCGTTCATAAGCTCAGACTTTTTCAGTTCTCATTTTGTACATGTAGAACCATATTTACTCCTTTTTTTCACATTCTCTACTCTCTAACGTTTACTTTATCTTTACATTTAACCACTTAAACTCATTTCTACGTTTTCTTCCATCTTCGATTCTGTATCTTCCTTTGAGAAATTCTCTATATTAAATTCtgaattcttttcaaattcatCTTCTACAATCCAATTTGGAAATTCCTTAGGATTTTCTTCCTCTTCAATCTTTATAACGggtattgaatttataaattatcttGGTAATTTCTTAACAACTAATTTATCTATCCATGGCATGTCCATGGCATGTCAAAGGcattttacttttcaatcaattttcgTGAACTTACACTTTCTCTCGTTATTTTTCTTACTCCATAAGAGATTATAAACTTCACGAATATAACTATATTTCAATAGGTTCGTGGTACCAATGTCTTCCAAAGTTGGTCTAAAATGATTTGATGCTCCCGTTCTATTAATGTCCCTCTAAAGGTCAAGTATTACACTTTATTCTTTCTAATCAGTTCATGACCCTTTCATATCACTTCTTGCATCTTTTGATTTACGATAATAAGGTGTTGAATGATGTCTTCTTTTGGTTTCATTCTATAATCTTGCAATTCTCTCATAATCTTATCAACTTTCTCCCTTTGTGCTAAAGTTGTTATCTCACCAGGTAATATAAGATTTATTGTCATTTCTACCAATATCTATgacagaaaataaaatttctttcaaatttcagtatttatctattttcctCTAGTGTCATTActaactaacaattaatttataatagttactaacaaaataactttaaaataaattaaaaataaaatattacattcataacctaacaaatcacaataaacattaaattaaacaaataatttataatagttgctaacaaaataaattaaaacaacataaaaataacaataaacaaaCTATACaatactaataaataatttatcctCATCATAATcccttctattaaaaaaaaaaacattatccttcatttttcttctcttctttcttcttttttgctatcttttttttttgttaaactaTTTCTCTTCTTTACTGGGGACCATTGAAAGGACCCCCAAATCTGCTTCACCGGTGCCGCCTATCAGATAAGGGTCACTAGTGCTGCCTATTGATATGGCACCACCCCTATATACCATTCCCATATTTCTACGTGGCACATACTaaacctgtaacaccccttacccgtattcaataccggaatagggtacgaggcattaccaaaacagatgcacttgtaaacgtatttaaccgagttataaaatttcatctaaattaaaaattttaaaataattaacatgctcctataacttttcatagtatatcctcaaaatgttataatcataataattagggcttaCGAGACctgatacatactcatgcaattcaatgcttcatttccatttccttcaattcgcaatttctcatgctcacgatttagatcatatcactagcaatttccatttaattcacgtacaattcaatgaaatcaagttcaacactaatacgtatttaccatttaactcaatgtttattgattatatcattcaataacacatttatgaaattctcaattttgcaatgaaaatatcactttagcttgaataacaacatcgtcctgataaaaatacactaccacttatccatttactttaattcttttgggcccatttgtcacttaccatccttaatcaaattagggaacggttacggaaaattgagtacttcactttcactttgccatagtataactatggtcttacgtatgatcacttatcacttgtccctgatcagataagtgtagctaggctaccacttatcactttgtcacttgatcagataagtgtagctaaggctaccacttatcactttctcacttgatcagataagtgtagctaaggctaacacttatcactttgtcacttgatcagataagtatagcacttatcactttttcacttgatcagataagtgtagctaaagctaccacttatcactttgtctcttgatcagataagtgtagcacttatcactttttcacttgatcagataagtgtagctaaagctaccacttatcactttatctcttgatcagaagtactcaaatccggcgttccacttaatttgatcatttattcgatttttcaaatttttattttattctcatttcaaaaataaatacatttcatcatacattgtataatttatgaaattaacatttaatcattaaatttcagccatatgaacttattatttcattatctttccacacttgtttctatgtacatcacacaagatataagcatatcattcaaccatagttgcaagctagtgtatttaaacataactctttttggaactaaccacactataaaccatttcaatgcataacttataaatttaacgtggcataatctagccactacttggccaaagcctaagcatatacaccaaatatgttagccaaatacacgtatagcataagcattataagcatggatgagcacaacatttattcatgtatcaggcttaccaacatgtgttaattcataaaccattcatgacattatttcatgccaaatcatatactgaatataccatacacacatactatgaaacttttattttcacacatgagcttaaaccatgaccaataatgcacaaatataagcatcatttctattccatcgtttatcaattaaaatcaagcatatgaccaattatacacaaatcatccatatatttcccaattttcctcctcctcctctccattccacatccttaatgtgtataacacacttaaacaacattagctataatttcattattcactcacatgtatattcaaaactgtttatccaagtcagagtcactaaattatttttatctggagctccagagctcaaaattaagattcgttaattttctctgaaactatactcacatatcttcataccataaaattttcagaatttttggttcagccaaatagtacagtttattctttaaagtttcccctgtttcgctgtctgacagttctgaccactcttcactaaaaattaattatctcattgtacagaattttgatgatgttttagtttatttcttataaaaatagactcattaaggattctaaccatataaattataactcataaacatttttgtacaatttttaatgattttccaaagtcagaataggggaacccgaattcattctgaccttgtctcacaaaatctattatatctcatgatttacaattccattgctcacaccgtttcttttataagaaactagactcaataagctttagtttcatattttattcatcctctaattcaatctctacaatttttggttatttttcaaagttggactactgctgctgtccaaaactgctttagtgcaaaatgttgatttccattttgccccaaatttcacagtttatacaattcggtcctttctcaattaacccctcaattaatctaattttctcaattaatactttactagacattataagttgttacacaactattgaaattcagaatttccacatataactctatcttcaaactcttttactattaggtcccaaacattcactttctattcaattctttcaataaaatcagcatatgaacaatttaaagctctaatttcatgctaaatcatcatataattccatcacatattcatatcaactttcaacttctttcataaaatcaaaaactaatgaatttaacaagtgggcctagttgtaaaagtcataaaaatacaaaaatttcaagaaatagtcaagaattgaacttacttgtaataaaaatatgaagatcctgattgaagaagcccttccatggtgttttagctgatgagaattcagaaaaaatgaagagaaatctagataattccactttggtcctaactttattaagcaaattttgcaatattccaattttgcccttaattcttcttactttcttgctgatttcatgcctttgccgtccagcccaaatagaccttgggtctatattccttttaagccctcttccttttatcatttaagctatttaatcatttcccaaaattttgcatttgttacaatttagtcctttttgttcaattaattatcgaaactttaaaatttcttaacgaaactttaatactaactttttaacactccataaatatttataaaaatatttatggctcggtttaaaatccccgaggtcttgatacctcatttcgattctaattattttaatatttatttctagtgcactattcactatttcaaaatttttcctaacttcacatttaacttctacttactaaattaataatattttctacccatttgtcaaatttagtgatctcgaatcaccgttccgacacctctgaaaattcaggccattacatttttttttctcgtcggatttgtggtctcaaaaccattgttccgactaggcctaaaatcgggctattacaaaaCCCAAAACCCGTATTTTTTTGTGGTGCCTCCTACTAATAAGGAACcactaatataaaattattatttttaaacattaaagaaataatttttagaaaaaaaaaggggtgatGCTGCCTATGCACCACCCTCCATTGTCTTTGATATATCATTTTGGTATATAATCTGGCTGACATACCAATTtggtatataattatttattttatattattacagTAAAAAAGTCAATTTCAGGCATGCCTAGCTCCATAGAGTGACAATGGTGTGTATAATACTCAAGAATTAATTCATCGTTGTATGATCAAAGATTACTAGTGATTCCAACATTATGCAGGTGAGTTAAAGCTTGCAACCCAAGCCAAAATTTGTTTTTTGagatgaaattaaaagatttttaggGAACAAAACTAAAACTTGTATTAAATGACTTAgattaaatcattattttttaggacgacccaaaaatgaattgataattctcatatttagaattattttagtttaattttcctagtattttaggaattttagcttttatgttagtttttattatatttatagttatattttattcatactttgtttaattttcatcatttttagaGTTACTTTGGGTTAAGAtgcaaatttctttttcaattgtAAGTTTAGAGTTAAGCGTGGAAGAATTGGATCTCCCGACCTCTCTTTGATTCAAACCTGAGCGGATGTCAGAGGCAATAACTTGGATCAAAAGGGATGGAAACACTGGTGGCTTGGGATCATAATGGTAGCTTGGTGGATGGATGTTACCACAAGGTCTATCAAGGCTGCTGAAGCTCCACCCCCCCGCCCCCCACCCTCTTCCCCAAGCTGTATTTTTTTAGGCTAAAGATCGGGTCCAATATTACTTGTAGTGCAAAGGCCACCATTTTAGCAATCTGTAAATTAATGAGAAAGAATTTTAAAGTTCTTTTAAAGGCATTTTCGTGTTAGAATTGGGCAGACCCAGAGTTGGAACGTGGGGAAGAATAAGAGGTGATCTGGATTACTCCATCAAATACACCTCCATAATTgtaatctctctctctctatatatagcTGAAGTGAACTATCACAAGTAGATTATATGGTGAAATTTCCACTTAGCCATGTAGATACAATTGGCGTATGTTTTTCAGCCTTTAATCGGAATCTGGTATCATACCTAGCTACCTTAGCTGGACCCATACTTCAACAGTTCCCACCTGAATGGTCGGAATACATAAAGAACTTCAGGGGAGCTTTTGAAGAGCAGAGCCACACATACACACACAGCAGCAATAGCAACCATGGACAGCATGGTCGGCCTATATACCAAGGATGTTCTTCTGTTTCCATAGGCCAACTTCTTTTCACATGCCTTGCAACCATCCTGCCTCGCTTTCTTCTTAATCTTTTGAATCTCCAGACTGACGGCCATTGCCGATCTGGTTCCATCTGATAGTTTCTGCTTGGAGTTGCAGTCTAATGGGGTTCCAGGGATATCCAGCACAATATATCCACATTCtgattttttgttgatttttctcTGAACCAGGTGGATGTAGCTGTAGTGACCTTGAAGGCGTGCATAATCATTAGGTGTCAAACCTGTGCTGTCCTGAGCACTTTTCCATGCTTCAATTGCCACCTGGACAAGGCACACAGTCAGGTCGGTACCGGAAGAGGAGCATTATTGTGGATCTTAACCCAAGAAAATCAAAAAACATTGTGACAAAGATAGAGACGGTCCAAAGATATCAATCAGCATTAGAGCAGTTCAAGTTCAGGAGTTAAGATCATAAATCAGTAAAATATAGAAAGAGGATGTGGAGGGGCAGGCACATAGGGATTATGATTATTATACTCAATAGCATGCTTTCCAATGACAAACATAATGCATTATGTTGAAAATACAAAGAGAGACATCAGGAGATACCAATCCAGGATCATCAGTTAATGCATCTAAAACATTCTCGCAGCCTTCCCGACTAGCTACCATGTGAAGAGGAGTCAACCCAGCAGGCCCGACAACATTTGGTTTAAACATAAATCCATAGTCGTTTCCATCCACCGATAGCTTCTGCTTAGATCCAGGCTTATCCAACACTTCATTAGGAACATATCTTAATAGTAATTCTACCATGGGCCTGCAGTTTCTTCGGACAGCTCTGTGGAGCAGACACATATCCAACAAAGCAAACTCCATAGAACTATGGTCCCCTAAATCAACTGTTCCGTCAAAGAGAATGCCCAGAAGTTTCTTAACTACGGCACACCAGTCATGGTCCATGGAGAATTCCATAAGCCACTTGAACCGCCTGAAAGGAAAGAGATTTAGATTGGGGTTCATGTCACCCAGCTTCCTGTTCAAGTGATTTCTATGAAGAAGCCATCCCATTTCATGTATAAAGTCCAGTGCTTGATTCCTGATTTCcattttctcctcttttttgtTAATGTCAACGGTTGGTACAGCTGTTTCTATCACTCCTTCCAGTGTACAAATCTCAGAACACACTTCTTGCTCTGCAACTATGAATGGGAAAAAGGTGCTGCTGAGTCCAAAGTCTTCAACCTGATAGAATCATATGATCAAAATCCATGCATTAGAGTGGAGAGGAAAAACACACTCCATCTATGCAGAACACAAATAATTTGTGgatcctttattttcttttaaaaatctaaGACCAAGTCTCAGCTCTCAACTAGCACTTAGTGGACTCCTTTCCAATGATATTTACCAAGTGACTGACTCGGTTGCTTGGTTTCAAAGCAGATGATATTATTTGATCAAGACAGTATGCATATCTTGTAACAATATTTCACAGGAAATGAGATGTTAAGGCCCATATCCAACCCCAACCCTATTCTCCCAAACAACCAAAACACCACATCCACAACTGCATTATAAGGCTACATGGTTTTGTACTATAGATCTATCATCTTGAAATCTCAAACAAGCTTTCATCATAGATACTTAAGTAATTTACTATGTCTAATCAAATTTCACCGTGAACAAAGAATCTGATAGGAAAACACCAAACTATGACTGCACCTCAATAAATCCTCTTCCAGAAACATTTGGTATAGAGCATAGAAAACAAAGGTGTTGTAGTTTATCTTGTTCATTGATGGGATCAACAGCATCCATCAAGTCATAACAAGTTTCCTGCACCAGATATTTTCCTTCAACCGCACAGAGTAACCTGAACCAGAGGTAGTTGGATTTAGTACTTGTTCAGGTAAACTAACAGTATAACTCTTCTTTTATACTATTAGTCTTTTATAACATCTGCGTGCATACACATTCTACTAAATGAAGGATGAAAAGAAAGCATAGCTGGATTCAAAGATAATGAAGAAATACCTTGTGCTGGATTGATTAAGGTTAAAGCCTTTAACAACAAATTGAGCTCTCTCGGTTACTGATACAGCAATTGGCTTGATGCTTGAGATCTTACAATTTCGGTGGCTTTTCAGAGGTAAAGGAGCATCCAGCACAACCCTTCCTGCAGCATAGATGGGGGCAAAAAAACATAGGCTAGTCTTTTGACAATGTCTATGCGAAGTACTAATTTgttggtaattaaataaaaagaagaatttTAAAGTTGCTAATGAAAGCAGAAAGTCATGGCTTCAGTGGGATTATATTTCAGACTTTGCAGCCTATAGAAAGAGAAGCATATCACAATATGTGCAGATAAAGTTATCTGATTTCTTGGTATTTATCACACACTAAAACAGACAACTGTATTGGAGATACTGAGGCTGATGTGGAGAATCCAGTTCTTGAAGCTGAGGTGTTTCGGTGATTGTATTGCCCTTTATGGATCTTTTTCTGTT of Gossypium raimondii isolate GPD5lz chromosome 3, ASM2569854v1, whole genome shotgun sequence contains these proteins:
- the LOC105796957 gene encoding squamosa promoter-binding-like protein 1 isoform X2, with protein sequence MLVPLSCNLEDRFTLSWMRMLSVGRKPRLLGLLVVQFVRWRIVGLILAKPRIIIDGIKFVMCILRPLKHWWEMLCSASVNSVVEFDEGKRSCRRRLAGHNRRRRKTHPDNLPTANSLNDERNSSFLLISLLRILSSMHSNNSDQAKDQDLVAHLLRSLANVACSTNGRNLSGFLQGFHGAANAGRSLGNLEKPTDVVSGSTEHVRPSGSASKIDDCANLAEWQGAMGYCGTVPTSDLAHRRANNDAQDGILSGSPSRTLIWSGAGFQPRASETGDTVERIRIDKIDLNNVYDDSQDYVENLERSLVLKNPVNGSLHSSVGVPESLKSSPPQLSKNSDLTPSQSPSTSGGEAQSRTDRIVFKLFGKNPNDFPIALRRQILEWLSHSPADIESYIRPGCIILTIYLRLRESAWEELCYDLGSSLRKLVDVSNDSFWKTGWVYARVQHSVAFIYNGRVVLDAPLPLKSHRNCKISSIKPIAVSVTERAQFVVKGFNLNQSSTRLLCAVEGKYLVQETCYDLMDAVDPINEQDKLQHLCFLCSIPNVSGRGFIEVEDFGLSSTFFPFIVAEQEVCSEICTLEGVIETAVPTVDINKKEEKMEIRNQALDFIHEMGWLLHRNHLNRKLGDMNPNLNLFPFRRFKWLMEFSMDHDWCAVVKKLLGILFDGTVDLGDHSSMEFALLDMCLLHRAVRRNCRPMVELLLRYVPNEVLDKPGSKQKLSVDGNDYGFMFKPNVVGPAGLTPLHMVASREGCENVLDALTDDPGLVAIEAWKSAQDSTGLTPNDYARLQGHYSYIHLVQRKINKKSECGYIVLDIPGTPLDCNSKQKLSDGTRSAMAVSLEIQKIKKKARQDGCKACEKKLAYGNRRTSLVYRPTMLSMVAIAAVCVCVALLFKSSPEVLYVFRPFRWELLKYGSS